The genomic interval CCCCTTCACTTGCTTGCATGGGTTAGTTTGCCTTCCTTTTTGGCTTCTTCAATAGCGTCCTCAACCAGAATCTCAATCAGGTTGTTAAGGCTTCTGCGCTCAACCTTGGCTAAGCGCTCAAGCTCCTTCTTAAGGTCTTCTTTGAGATAAATAGATGTCCGAATCTTTTCTGTTGCCATATTGTCAGCCATGACTACATCCTTAATCATAATTACGACTTAGAGTTTAAGGGTAACACAAAAGTAGTTATTAATAGTTTATATTAAACAATAGTAGCACTACCATGAGTTTGCACACATAAAGAGAGAGCGTCCGCCGACCAAAATAAACGCTCTCTTACCCCTTACAGGAGGAACCCCAAAGCCTGGGGTATGCCACTGACAATCAAAAGCAAGGAGCAGGATACCAAATTCTTATTAAGAATACTGGTAACTCTGGTAACCACACCCCTCAAACTCCCTTGCCACAAAGCTTAGAGGCGGTTACCGGCCCCCAGAAACAGATCAGACGAGGTGGCCAGGGTAATGGCCAGGATTCTCAGCGAATGCCATCAAAGGCATTCTTGAACCGCAACCCCGACGATCGCCTGATGCCGTTATTCAATCAATTGGCACAAACGGTTGACCAGTTAGAGTCTGAGATTGCTACTTCGGAGAGTTAAGCTCTCAGAGCCATCTTGCCCTGTCTGCCGGCCGCCTTAGGGTGAACTCATGTAGGTCAGGTAAAATTGGGACTACTATTTATGCCTGATGACGAAAAAATATTCTCTAGCTATTTAGTTCTAACCTACTCTACTTTCAATAAAATCAATGCCTCCAGTCGTTATTGATAATCCTGTTATCAACTCTGCCTTTGATGAGCCGCAACGGCATTTTAAATTCGATGAGGACGGTATCACTAACGAAATCTCGGATTACCGACGAATTAGTCACTACTTTGTTCCGATCGCTCGTCCCAAGAAAAAGAGCCAGCAACTAGAGTTTGACTTAGGTTTGCTCAGCCAGGATCGGGTTGAAGAGAACAAAACGATTAACCGCATCAGAGAACGGGTCTCCCT from Neosynechococcus sphagnicola sy1 carries:
- a CDS encoding ribbon-helix-helix domain-containing protein; its protein translation is MADNMATEKIRTSIYLKEDLKKELERLAKVERRSLNNLIEILVEDAIEEAKKEGKLTHASK